Sequence from the Amycolatopsis sp. NBC_00345 genome:
GCGGAAGTGAGGCTGGCGTCGGGAATCCAGGTGACGCCCTCGAGACCGAGGTTGGGGTCGGTGGACGGCAGGTCGTCCGTGAGGTTCCACTCCTTCGTCGCGGTCAGGCTGGTGCCCGTGCCGCTCACGTCGTAGCGCAGGACGGACAGGCGGCTGGTGTCGGAGTTGTCGCCGTCGCGCTCGTTCGAGGTGTAGACGCCGCCCGGGGAACCGGCGCCGGTCAGCGTGATGCCCTCGTCGTCGGGCGTGCCGGAGCCGTCCGGGTAGTGGACCTTCTTGCCGGAGCCCCAGCCACTGGCGGTGTCGGGCTTCCAGCCGCCGGAGCCGTTGGGCACCAGCCGCCAGATCTTCCCGGAGTTCTGCGCCGCCCACATCACGCCGCCCTCTTGGTAGAGGCCGCTGAGGTCCTCGCCGAACACGTTGGAACCGTCGGCGGTGGTGACGGAACTACTTCCCGGCCACGCCGCCGGCGACGGGTCGCTGGTGCTGCCACAGTTGTTGGCCGCGCCCAGGGTCAGCGAGGTCTGGGTGAAGGACCCGGTGCCGTCAGGGCAGCGTGACCACGACGGGGCAGAGTGCTTCTTCCAGCTGAAGCTGTCGACCAGGGTGCTGCCGTCCGCGAGGTAGAGGCGCGCCTGGTCCTCGGAGCCGAGGCCGAACTGGTTGTGCACGTCGAAAGCCTTGAACCCGCCGGGTGCCAGCTTGGTTCCGGAAGCTATCTGGTACTTCGAACTGTCCTTGTCATCCTTCAGGATCCAGCCCGACACGTCGACCGCGGCGGTGCCCTGGTTGTACAGCTCGATCGAGTCGTTGACGTCTCCGGTGGTCACCACCTCGTTGACGCGGACGTCGTCGGCTGGGGCGGCGTGGGCCGCGGGCGCGGACAAGGCGCCGAAGACCAGCGCCGGTCCGGTGACT
This genomic interval carries:
- a CDS encoding lamin tail domain-containing protein, which translates into the protein MPETRRWQSRLRRSLVVVTGPALVFGALSAPAAHAAPADDVRVNEVVTTGDVNDSIELYNQGTAAVDVSGWILKDDKDSSKYQIASGTKLAPGGFKAFDVHNQFGLGSEDQARLYLADGSTLVDSFSWKKHSAPSWSRCPDGTGSFTQTSLTLGAANNCGSTSDPSPAAWPGSSSVTTADGSNVFGEDLSGLYQEGGVMWAAQNSGKIWRLVPNGSGGWKPDTASGWGSGKKVHYPDGSGTPDDEGITLTGAGSPGGVYTSNERDGDNSDTSRLSVLRYDVSGTGTSLTATKEWNLTDDLPSTDPNLGLEGVTWIPDASLTSAGFKDSSTGAAYDPGHYASHTGGVFFVGVEGTGTVYGYVLQDSGAFTRVATISSGMSAVMELQWEPQASRLWVVCDDTCDGQHRTMQVNASGAFATTAVYQRPSGMPNYNNEGFSVAAATECTGGAKPVYWSDDSNDGGHALRKGSISC